The following proteins are co-located in the Spirosoma montaniterrae genome:
- a CDS encoding DUF4861 family protein produces MKRLLFWFLLSGTLALAQPTKPVSTSAIANLVLNKGLNTVDMGAYPGSLLMQSMSELAVNQGGPELLSQTLDLFALYKQNRIKGRGSAISYEAGGSGAAYLTYLKKSAVLTEQVATTAEKMMQKQTRSKDGIMTAGWLKDPNEQVFIDMAFAVTPYLLYSGLALNKPAYVDMAVSQTLDLFKILHDPATGLIHQGRGFTGKGSISEDNWSRGNGWGSLALASLVRDLPDAHPRKKDVNALARQFFTAVLKHQNAEGLWHQEMSDPNTFVETSGSGLLLYGLGIAIEKKIISKNKQADFQRGLSGLLAYIGPDGSVGSVCGPCLCPGKGTKADYAQKVGQYNDAHGFGPVVLAFAQALRLGIREVVPTQPPGRYVIPDTTLRKPQTYIRYMPEANGNILWENDRVAFRVYGPPVKDRVSSGIDVWTKSVDYPIIDKWYRQNAAGKEYHQDWGEGCDFFHVGFGRGNGGTAIWQDGKPYISQPYTTHRILRNSPEEIEFELVYAPWEVDGGSAGKYRVSERKTISMTMGTYLFKVISTFETDYKGPLTVGIGISFAGMPEVITNAQTGTLTGWESYLPKNGELGTTVITNPALVQGYATVGKEQFMLVNAKAGQPITYYVGAGWSKSPTIKTKQDWLDYIKNEIPKLSF; encoded by the coding sequence ATGAAAAGACTACTGTTTTGGTTCTTATTGTCTGGCACCCTTGCCCTTGCCCAACCGACAAAGCCCGTTAGCACCTCGGCTATCGCCAATTTGGTGTTGAACAAAGGGCTGAACACGGTAGACATGGGTGCGTACCCAGGCAGTTTGCTGATGCAAAGCATGAGCGAACTGGCGGTGAATCAGGGCGGGCCGGAGTTACTCTCGCAAACCCTCGACCTGTTCGCACTTTACAAGCAAAACCGCATCAAAGGCCGGGGGTCGGCCATTAGCTACGAGGCTGGGGGCAGCGGGGCAGCGTACCTGACGTACCTGAAAAAATCGGCGGTCCTGACCGAGCAGGTAGCCACCACCGCCGAGAAGATGATGCAGAAACAGACGCGCTCGAAAGACGGCATCATGACGGCGGGCTGGCTCAAAGACCCCAACGAGCAGGTGTTTATCGACATGGCGTTTGCCGTAACACCCTACCTGCTCTACAGCGGGTTGGCCCTAAACAAGCCCGCCTACGTCGACATGGCCGTTTCGCAAACCCTTGACTTATTCAAGATTTTGCACGACCCCGCCACGGGCCTCATCCATCAAGGCCGGGGGTTCACGGGCAAGGGCAGCATCTCGGAAGATAACTGGAGCCGGGGCAACGGCTGGGGATCGCTGGCCCTGGCCAGTCTGGTACGCGACCTACCCGATGCACACCCCCGCAAAAAAGACGTAAACGCGCTGGCCAGGCAGTTCTTCACGGCGGTGCTGAAACACCAGAACGCCGAGGGATTGTGGCATCAGGAAATGAGCGACCCCAACACGTTTGTCGAAACGTCGGGCAGTGGGTTGCTGCTCTACGGGCTGGGCATTGCCATCGAGAAAAAGATCATTTCTAAAAACAAACAAGCTGATTTTCAGCGCGGACTGAGTGGATTGCTGGCCTACATCGGACCCGACGGGTCGGTGGGGAGCGTGTGCGGGCCGTGTTTGTGTCCGGGCAAAGGCACCAAAGCCGATTACGCCCAAAAGGTCGGCCAATACAACGACGCGCACGGCTTCGGGCCGGTGGTGCTGGCCTTCGCGCAGGCCCTCCGGCTGGGAATCAGGGAGGTCGTACCAACCCAACCGCCGGGCCGCTACGTCATACCCGATACAACCCTCCGCAAGCCCCAAACGTACATTCGGTACATGCCCGAAGCCAACGGCAACATTCTTTGGGAAAACGACCGGGTGGCGTTTCGGGTCTATGGTCCGCCCGTGAAAGACCGCGTCAGCAGCGGCATCGACGTGTGGACAAAATCAGTCGATTACCCCATCATCGACAAGTGGTATCGGCAGAATGCCGCCGGGAAAGAATACCATCAGGACTGGGGCGAGGGCTGCGATTTTTTCCACGTCGGGTTTGGGCGGGGCAACGGCGGCACGGCTATCTGGCAAGACGGCAAGCCCTACATTTCGCAACCCTACACCACCCACCGGATTCTGAGAAATTCGCCCGAAGAAATCGAGTTCGAGCTGGTCTATGCGCCCTGGGAAGTGGATGGTGGTTCGGCAGGAAAGTATAGAGTGTCAGAGCGCAAGACCATCAGCATGACGATGGGAACGTACCTGTTCAAGGTGATCAGCACGTTCGAGACCGACTACAAAGGCCCGCTAACGGTTGGCATCGGTATTTCCTTCGCCGGCATGCCGGAGGTAATCACCAACGCACAAACCGGTACGCTCACCGGCTGGGAATCGTACTTGCCCAAAAACGGCGAACTCGGCACCACCGTGATCACGAATCCAGCCCTGGTGCAAGGGTATGCCACGGTCGGGAAAGAACAGTTTATGCTCGTCAACGCGAAGGCGGGGCAACCCATCACGTACTACGTTGGCGCAGGCTGGAGCAAGAGTCCCACCATCAAAACCAAGCAAGACTGGCTCGACTATATAAAGAATGAAATACCGAAACTGAGTTTTTGA
- a CDS encoding sodium:solute symporter family transporter → MNQLQTLDYAAIVLYMVMMSGIGIFLGRFVKNINDYFKGGSGVSWVAGGISNFMTKFSTFIFVAYAGIAYSDGLIAITVIWSTVFPSLIAIGLFAKRWKRAGIMSPVEFLETRYNAPIRQLFSWSGVVFKLLDDMIKLYSIGLFITAASGMPFETAVIGCGIVVTLYTVVGGFWAVIVTDVVQFVILFFATLILVPLAYNAAGGLENMQAVIPQNMTWFNGKKGIPIWLVTYYILLIIRYLGNWTFIQRFYSAKTETDGQKLAALSAFFFFLFPVIFLFPPLAARVILPDLKNPEMAYVSLCVKLLPSGIMGLMMAAMFAATMSVLSAEYNVTASVLTRDIYQRVFRPNASGKESLLVGRLMTLLVGGIVTVGALFVAGFGGAFEANKLLAGIFAVPMIVPVIVGVLMAKPQPWGALVTLFGGIALGFLMHVFFVKNDYFQLAPGVIEEVRWAIATLVEIAFCFGIFIVSGYFKSADVAYNERVAAFFRKLTVPFVPAKESKNDDAFADAIQLMYGIAFGLTGTMFVIMGFPSRAMLSGQLALGAGCVCLLFSAILWYRARAAKRLQTKQTALRELTD, encoded by the coding sequence ATGAATCAACTCCAAACCCTCGACTATGCGGCCATTGTGCTGTACATGGTCATGATGTCGGGCATCGGCATTTTTCTGGGCCGGTTCGTCAAGAACATCAACGATTACTTCAAGGGCGGTAGCGGGGTGTCGTGGGTGGCAGGCGGCATCAGCAACTTCATGACCAAGTTCAGCACGTTCATCTTCGTGGCCTATGCCGGCATCGCCTACTCCGACGGGCTGATTGCCATTACGGTCATCTGGAGTACCGTGTTCCCGTCGCTGATTGCCATTGGCTTGTTTGCCAAACGCTGGAAACGGGCGGGCATCATGAGTCCCGTGGAGTTTCTGGAGACCCGCTATAACGCCCCCATCCGGCAGTTGTTCTCGTGGAGTGGCGTGGTCTTCAAACTCCTCGACGACATGATTAAGCTGTATTCCATCGGGCTGTTCATCACGGCGGCTTCGGGGATGCCGTTCGAGACCGCCGTGATCGGCTGCGGCATCGTCGTGACGCTCTACACCGTGGTGGGCGGTTTTTGGGCCGTTATCGTCACCGACGTGGTGCAGTTCGTGATCCTCTTTTTTGCCACGCTGATTCTGGTGCCGCTGGCGTACAATGCCGCTGGTGGGCTGGAAAACATGCAGGCCGTGATTCCGCAGAACATGACGTGGTTCAACGGTAAAAAAGGCATCCCGATCTGGCTCGTTACGTACTACATCCTGCTCATCATCCGGTATCTGGGCAACTGGACGTTCATCCAACGGTTCTACAGTGCCAAAACCGAAACCGACGGGCAGAAATTAGCCGCGCTCTCGGCCTTCTTTTTCTTTCTCTTCCCCGTCATTTTCCTGTTCCCGCCGTTGGCCGCACGGGTCATTCTACCTGACCTGAAGAACCCCGAAATGGCCTACGTCAGCCTGTGCGTGAAGCTCTTGCCATCGGGCATTATGGGGCTGATGATGGCCGCGATGTTTGCCGCTACGATGTCGGTGCTCAGTGCCGAATACAACGTAACGGCCAGCGTCCTGACCCGCGACATCTATCAGCGCGTGTTTCGGCCCAATGCCAGTGGCAAAGAAAGCCTGCTCGTGGGTCGGCTGATGACGTTGCTCGTGGGCGGAATCGTCACGGTCGGGGCGTTGTTTGTGGCTGGATTCGGGGGGGCGTTCGAGGCCAACAAGCTGCTGGCGGGCATTTTTGCCGTGCCGATGATCGTGCCCGTCATTGTGGGCGTGCTGATGGCCAAACCGCAACCCTGGGGCGCGTTGGTGACGCTCTTTGGCGGCATCGCGCTGGGCTTCCTGATGCATGTTTTCTTCGTCAAAAACGACTACTTCCAGCTTGCTCCGGGCGTAATCGAAGAAGTACGTTGGGCAATTGCCACGCTGGTCGAAATCGCGTTTTGCTTCGGGATATTTATCGTGTCGGGCTACTTTAAATCAGCCGATGTGGCCTACAATGAGCGCGTGGCCGCTTTTTTCCGCAAGCTCACGGTTCCGTTCGTTCCGGCTAAAGAAAGCAAAAATGATGATGCCTTTGCTGATGCCATCCAACTCATGTACGGCATCGCCTTCGGGCTTACGGGCACTATGTTCGTCATCATGGGTTTCCCTTCGCGGGCTATGCTCAGCGGGCAATTGGCCCTCGGTGCGGGGTGTGTCTGTCTGCTGTTCTCGGCTATCCTCTGGTATCGTGCCAGAGCGGCCAAACGCCTGCAAACGAAACAAACGGCTCTTCGTGAATTAACCGACTAA
- a CDS encoding SDR family NAD(P)-dependent oxidoreductase has protein sequence MNYLENKVIFITGAASGIGRATANVLLEQGAKVFDFSLKDRLADEHPNGSVQSFNGDVGNESDVQAAFKHCVEAFGTVDILINNAGLGIPPPTCLKPI, from the coding sequence ATGAATTACCTCGAAAACAAAGTCATTTTCATCACGGGTGCAGCCAGCGGTATTGGCCGGGCCACGGCTAACGTGCTGCTCGAACAAGGCGCGAAGGTGTTCGATTTCAGCCTCAAAGACCGCCTGGCCGACGAACACCCCAACGGTTCGGTGCAGTCGTTCAACGGCGATGTGGGTAATGAAAGCGACGTGCAGGCTGCGTTTAAGCACTGTGTCGAGGCCTTCGGAACGGTCGATATCCTCATCAACAACGCCGGGTTGGGCATTCCACCCCCGACGTGTCTGAAACCGATCTAG
- a CDS encoding SDR family oxidoreductase, which yields MSETDLATYERMVNTNMRGVFLCNREAVRLMKPKQSGHVVTLVSMAGQRTNPGAPIYCASKFGARGLSSGLADQVLKLGIKVTEVNPGPVDSNYWGDRAVAREKFLKVDDVARTIAFVLNQPDYMVIREINFDNMKFLAA from the coding sequence GTGTCTGAAACCGATCTAGCCACCTACGAACGCATGGTGAACACCAACATGCGGGGTGTGTTCCTCTGCAACCGCGAAGCCGTGCGGCTGATGAAGCCCAAACAGAGCGGCCATGTCGTAACGCTGGTGTCGATGGCCGGGCAGCGTACCAACCCCGGTGCGCCCATCTATTGTGCCTCGAAGTTTGGCGCACGGGGCCTGAGCAGCGGGTTAGCCGACCAGGTTCTGAAACTGGGTATTAAAGTAACGGAAGTAAACCCCGGCCCCGTCGATAGCAATTATTGGGGCGACCGGGCCGTTGCCCGCGAGAAGTTCCTGAAAGTGGACGATGTAGCCCGCACCATTGCCTTTGTGCTGAATCAACCCGACTACATGGTGATTCGGGAAATCAATTTTGACAACATGAAATTCTTAGCCGCATGA
- a CDS encoding RraA family protein, whose amino-acid sequence MSTKPHANGKDTAVQLAPTRPETPGSSVYPVSIAEMRERYLKLYTGAVNDVLRFTYKMQTTCLPAHFAPLREGMKLAGQAFTVKGAPDITTDGEMETRARMLETLHEDSVVIWDCTGDTVTAQWGEVMTMAAQRIGCRGAVINGIRDTQAILDLGFPVFYQYKTNTGMMGRFRLYHYQKPILMGDVVVEPGDWIFGDIDGVISIPKAIAYDVLLAAEKILDREVVIRDMVESGMKPTDVVKNGGYF is encoded by the coding sequence ATGAGCACTAAACCACACGCCAACGGGAAAGACACGGCTGTCCAACTCGCCCCAACCCGCCCCGAAACACCCGGATCGTCGGTCTATCCTGTCTCGATTGCCGAGATGCGTGAACGCTACCTGAAGCTCTACACGGGGGCCGTCAACGATGTGCTGCGCTTCACCTACAAGATGCAGACCACCTGCCTACCGGCCCATTTCGCCCCCCTGCGCGAGGGTATGAAACTGGCCGGGCAAGCCTTCACGGTGAAAGGTGCTCCCGACATCACGACCGACGGCGAAATGGAAACCCGCGCCCGGATGCTCGAAACGTTGCACGAAGATTCGGTCGTGATTTGGGACTGCACCGGCGACACCGTAACGGCCCAATGGGGCGAGGTGATGACGATGGCCGCCCAACGCATTGGTTGCCGGGGGGCCGTTATCAACGGTATTCGCGACACCCAGGCCATTCTGGACCTGGGCTTTCCAGTATTTTATCAGTACAAAACCAACACCGGTATGATGGGCCGGTTCCGGCTCTACCACTACCAGAAACCCATCCTGATGGGCGACGTAGTGGTGGAACCCGGCGACTGGATTTTCGGCGACATCGACGGGGTAATTTCGATCCCCAAGGCCATTGCCTACGACGTACTGCTTGCTGCCGAGAAGATTCTGGACCGAGAAGTGGTCATCCGCGACATGGTAGAAAGCGGCATGAAACCCACCGACGTCGTGAAAAACGGCGGGTATTTCTGA